A stretch of the Perca fluviatilis chromosome 17, GENO_Pfluv_1.0, whole genome shotgun sequence genome encodes the following:
- the slc38a9 gene encoding sodium-coupled neutral amino acid transporter 9 isoform X3, which translates to MMGTSILSIPWGIKQAGFTLGILILIFTGLLMLYCCYIVLKSPKAIPDMDTSDWEFPDVCSYYFGKFGKWSSLFFSMVSLIGAMVVYWVLMSNFLYNTGQFIYNYAHNVNMSDSEFGTNGSDRVICPYPNTEPGGNHTISTLYISGNDTSDGTSFEHWWSKTNTIPLYLIILLLPLLCFRSAAFFARFTFLGTISVVYLIVLVTIKAVHLGFHLEFHWFDTTEIYVAEFRLLFPQFTGVLTLAFFIHNCIVTLMKNNKHQENNVRDLSVAYLLVGLTYLYVGVLIFAAFPSPALSKDCIEPNFLDNFPTSDVLVFVARAFLLFQMITVYPLLGYLVRVQMMGQIFGNHYPSFLHVLALNIVIVGAGVLMAKFYPNIGSIIRFSGATCGLALVFVFPALVHMISLRRQGLLRWPSAIFHSFLILLGMANLLAQFFM; encoded by the exons ATGATGGGCACATCTATACTCAGCATACCTTGGGGTATAAAGCAG GCTGGTTTCACTCTGGGGatcctcatcctcatcttcACAGGCCTGCTGATGCTCTACTGTTGTTACATCGTTCTCAAATCGCCAAAGGCAATAC CAGATATGGACACTTCCGACTGGGAATTCCCTGATGTTTGTAGTTACTACTTTGGCAAGTTTGGCAAGTGGTCCAGCTTGTTCTTCTCGATGGTGTCACTTATTGGAGCCATGGTGGTTTACTGGGTTCTCATGTCCAATTTCCTCTACAACACTGGACAGTTCATCTACA ACTATGCTCACAATGTCAACATGTCAGATTCAGAGTTTGGAACCAACGGCTCAGATAGAG TCATCTGTCCATACCCAAACACTGAACCCGGAGGGAACCACACCATCAGCACACTATACATCAGTGGAAATGACACTTCTGATGGCACCTCTTTTGAACACTGGTGGAGCAAAACCAACACCATCCCCCTCTACCTCAtcatcctgctgctgccgctgctctGCTTCCGCTCAGCCGCCTTCTTCGCACGGTTTACTTTCTTGG GCACCATATCAGTGGTCTACCTGATTGTGCTGGTAACGATTAAAGCTGTCCACCTCGGCTTCCACCTAGAGTTCCACTGGTTTGACACAACCGAGATCTATGTTGCAG AGTTCAGACTGCTCTTCCCTCAGTTCACTGGTGTCCTCACGCTGGCCTTCTTCATTCACAACTGCATCGTCACGTTAATGAAGAACAACAAACACCAAGAGAACAAT gTGCGGGACCTGTCTGTGGCTTATCTTCTAGTAGGGCTGACCTATCTGTATGTGGGAGTGTTGATCTTTGCTGCCTTTCCCTCACCTGCTCTCTCCAAGGACTGCATTGAGCCG AACTTCTTAGATAACTTCCCCACCAGTGATGTGTTGGTGTTTGTGGCTCGGGCCTTCCTGTTGTTCCAGATGATCACAGTCTACCCCCTGCTGGGATACTTGGTGCGGGTCCAGATGATGGGCCAGATCTTTGGCAATCATTACCCCAG TTTCCTCCACGTTCTGGCACTGAACATCGTAATAGTTGGAGCTGGTGTCCTGATGGCCAAGTTTTATCCCAATATTGGATCCATCATAAG GTTTTCTGGAGCGACATGTGGCTTGGCTCTAGTGTTTGTCTTCCCTGCCTTAGTCCACATGATCTCCCTGAGAAGGCAGGGGCTGCTCCGCTGGCCGTCAGCCATCTTCCACAGTTTCCTGATCCTGTTGGGCATGGCCAACCTGCTGGCTCAGTTCTTCATGTAG
- the slc38a9 gene encoding sodium-coupled neutral amino acid transporter 9 isoform X2: MSAVMEDDSRPLLSSEQTGESYSTDSLDFKAKRPFHVEPRNIVGDDPQERVSAEAAILNSRVHYYSRLTASSDRLLSPPNHVIPRQEEIYIYSPLGTAFKVTGSDPSSKNPSIITIFAVWNTMMGTSILSIPWGIKQAGFTLGILILIFTGLLMLYCCYIVLKSPKAIHMDTSDWEFPDVCSYYFGKFGKWSSLFFSMVSLIGAMVVYWVLMSNFLYNTGQFIYNYAHNVNMSDSEFGTNGSDRVICPYPNTEPGGNHTISTLYISGNDTSDGTSFEHWWSKTNTIPLYLIILLLPLLCFRSAAFFARFTFLGTISVVYLIVLVTIKAVHLGFHLEFHWFDTTEIYVAEFRLLFPQFTGVLTLAFFIHNCIVTLMKNNKHQENNVRDLSVAYLLVGLTYLYVGVLIFAAFPSPALSKDCIEPNFLDNFPTSDVLVFVARAFLLFQMITVYPLLGYLVRVQMMGQIFGNHYPSFLHVLALNIVIVGAGVLMAKFYPNIGSIIRFSGATCGLALVFVFPALVHMISLRRQGLLRWPSAIFHSFLILLGMANLLAQFFM; this comes from the exons GCCCTTCCACGTAGAGCCCAGGAATATCGTAGGTGATGACCCGCAGGAGAGAGTCTCTGCAGAAGCCGCCATCCTCAACAGCCGAGTCCATTACTACAGCAGACTGACAGCCTCTTCTGACAGACTGCTA agTCCTCCAAACCATGTGATCCCCCGGCAAGAGGAGATCTACATCTACAGCCCACTGGGGACAGCTTTCAAGGTGACAGGCAGCGACCCCTCCTCTAAAAACCCCAGTATCATCACCAT ATTTGCTGTATGGAACACAATGATGGGCACATCTATACTCAGCATACCTTGGGGTATAAAGCAG GCTGGTTTCACTCTGGGGatcctcatcctcatcttcACAGGCCTGCTGATGCTCTACTGTTGTTACATCGTTCTCAAATCGCCAAAGGCAATAC ATATGGACACTTCCGACTGGGAATTCCCTGATGTTTGTAGTTACTACTTTGGCAAGTTTGGCAAGTGGTCCAGCTTGTTCTTCTCGATGGTGTCACTTATTGGAGCCATGGTGGTTTACTGGGTTCTCATGTCCAATTTCCTCTACAACACTGGACAGTTCATCTACA ACTATGCTCACAATGTCAACATGTCAGATTCAGAGTTTGGAACCAACGGCTCAGATAGAG TCATCTGTCCATACCCAAACACTGAACCCGGAGGGAACCACACCATCAGCACACTATACATCAGTGGAAATGACACTTCTGATGGCACCTCTTTTGAACACTGGTGGAGCAAAACCAACACCATCCCCCTCTACCTCAtcatcctgctgctgccgctgctctGCTTCCGCTCAGCCGCCTTCTTCGCACGGTTTACTTTCTTGG GCACCATATCAGTGGTCTACCTGATTGTGCTGGTAACGATTAAAGCTGTCCACCTCGGCTTCCACCTAGAGTTCCACTGGTTTGACACAACCGAGATCTATGTTGCAG AGTTCAGACTGCTCTTCCCTCAGTTCACTGGTGTCCTCACGCTGGCCTTCTTCATTCACAACTGCATCGTCACGTTAATGAAGAACAACAAACACCAAGAGAACAAT gTGCGGGACCTGTCTGTGGCTTATCTTCTAGTAGGGCTGACCTATCTGTATGTGGGAGTGTTGATCTTTGCTGCCTTTCCCTCACCTGCTCTCTCCAAGGACTGCATTGAGCCG AACTTCTTAGATAACTTCCCCACCAGTGATGTGTTGGTGTTTGTGGCTCGGGCCTTCCTGTTGTTCCAGATGATCACAGTCTACCCCCTGCTGGGATACTTGGTGCGGGTCCAGATGATGGGCCAGATCTTTGGCAATCATTACCCCAG TTTCCTCCACGTTCTGGCACTGAACATCGTAATAGTTGGAGCTGGTGTCCTGATGGCCAAGTTTTATCCCAATATTGGATCCATCATAAG GTTTTCTGGAGCGACATGTGGCTTGGCTCTAGTGTTTGTCTTCCCTGCCTTAGTCCACATGATCTCCCTGAGAAGGCAGGGGCTGCTCCGCTGGCCGTCAGCCATCTTCCACAGTTTCCTGATCCTGTTGGGCATGGCCAACCTGCTGGCTCAGTTCTTCATGTAG
- the slc38a9 gene encoding sodium-coupled neutral amino acid transporter 9 isoform X1, whose protein sequence is MSAVMEDDSRPLLSSEQTGESYSTDSLDFKAKRPFHVEPRNIVGDDPQERVSAEAAILNSRVHYYSRLTASSDRLLSPPNHVIPRQEEIYIYSPLGTAFKVTGSDPSSKNPSIITIFAVWNTMMGTSILSIPWGIKQAGFTLGILILIFTGLLMLYCCYIVLKSPKAIPDMDTSDWEFPDVCSYYFGKFGKWSSLFFSMVSLIGAMVVYWVLMSNFLYNTGQFIYNYAHNVNMSDSEFGTNGSDRVICPYPNTEPGGNHTISTLYISGNDTSDGTSFEHWWSKTNTIPLYLIILLLPLLCFRSAAFFARFTFLGTISVVYLIVLVTIKAVHLGFHLEFHWFDTTEIYVAEFRLLFPQFTGVLTLAFFIHNCIVTLMKNNKHQENNVRDLSVAYLLVGLTYLYVGVLIFAAFPSPALSKDCIEPNFLDNFPTSDVLVFVARAFLLFQMITVYPLLGYLVRVQMMGQIFGNHYPSFLHVLALNIVIVGAGVLMAKFYPNIGSIIRFSGATCGLALVFVFPALVHMISLRRQGLLRWPSAIFHSFLILLGMANLLAQFFM, encoded by the exons GCCCTTCCACGTAGAGCCCAGGAATATCGTAGGTGATGACCCGCAGGAGAGAGTCTCTGCAGAAGCCGCCATCCTCAACAGCCGAGTCCATTACTACAGCAGACTGACAGCCTCTTCTGACAGACTGCTA agTCCTCCAAACCATGTGATCCCCCGGCAAGAGGAGATCTACATCTACAGCCCACTGGGGACAGCTTTCAAGGTGACAGGCAGCGACCCCTCCTCTAAAAACCCCAGTATCATCACCAT ATTTGCTGTATGGAACACAATGATGGGCACATCTATACTCAGCATACCTTGGGGTATAAAGCAG GCTGGTTTCACTCTGGGGatcctcatcctcatcttcACAGGCCTGCTGATGCTCTACTGTTGTTACATCGTTCTCAAATCGCCAAAGGCAATAC CAGATATGGACACTTCCGACTGGGAATTCCCTGATGTTTGTAGTTACTACTTTGGCAAGTTTGGCAAGTGGTCCAGCTTGTTCTTCTCGATGGTGTCACTTATTGGAGCCATGGTGGTTTACTGGGTTCTCATGTCCAATTTCCTCTACAACACTGGACAGTTCATCTACA ACTATGCTCACAATGTCAACATGTCAGATTCAGAGTTTGGAACCAACGGCTCAGATAGAG TCATCTGTCCATACCCAAACACTGAACCCGGAGGGAACCACACCATCAGCACACTATACATCAGTGGAAATGACACTTCTGATGGCACCTCTTTTGAACACTGGTGGAGCAAAACCAACACCATCCCCCTCTACCTCAtcatcctgctgctgccgctgctctGCTTCCGCTCAGCCGCCTTCTTCGCACGGTTTACTTTCTTGG GCACCATATCAGTGGTCTACCTGATTGTGCTGGTAACGATTAAAGCTGTCCACCTCGGCTTCCACCTAGAGTTCCACTGGTTTGACACAACCGAGATCTATGTTGCAG AGTTCAGACTGCTCTTCCCTCAGTTCACTGGTGTCCTCACGCTGGCCTTCTTCATTCACAACTGCATCGTCACGTTAATGAAGAACAACAAACACCAAGAGAACAAT gTGCGGGACCTGTCTGTGGCTTATCTTCTAGTAGGGCTGACCTATCTGTATGTGGGAGTGTTGATCTTTGCTGCCTTTCCCTCACCTGCTCTCTCCAAGGACTGCATTGAGCCG AACTTCTTAGATAACTTCCCCACCAGTGATGTGTTGGTGTTTGTGGCTCGGGCCTTCCTGTTGTTCCAGATGATCACAGTCTACCCCCTGCTGGGATACTTGGTGCGGGTCCAGATGATGGGCCAGATCTTTGGCAATCATTACCCCAG TTTCCTCCACGTTCTGGCACTGAACATCGTAATAGTTGGAGCTGGTGTCCTGATGGCCAAGTTTTATCCCAATATTGGATCCATCATAAG GTTTTCTGGAGCGACATGTGGCTTGGCTCTAGTGTTTGTCTTCCCTGCCTTAGTCCACATGATCTCCCTGAGAAGGCAGGGGCTGCTCCGCTGGCCGTCAGCCATCTTCCACAGTTTCCTGATCCTGTTGGGCATGGCCAACCTGCTGGCTCAGTTCTTCATGTAG